The proteins below come from a single Mustela nigripes isolate SB6536 chromosome 14, MUSNIG.SB6536, whole genome shotgun sequence genomic window:
- the NPPA gene encoding natriuretic peptides A isoform X2: MGSPTVTASFFLFLAFQLLGQIGANPVYGSVSNADLMDFKNLLDHLEDKMPLEEEVVPPQVLNEQNEEAGAALSPLPDVPPWTGEVNPAQRDGGALGRSPWDSTDRSALLKSKLRALLAAPRSLRRSSCFGGRMDRIGAQSGLGCNSFRYRR, encoded by the exons ATGGGCTCCCCCACCGTCACcgccagcttcttcctcttcctggcaTTTCAGCTCCTGGGGCAAATAGGAGCGAACCCCGTGTATGGCTCTGTGTCCAACGCAGACCTGATGGATTTCAAG AATTTGCTGGACCACTTGGAGGACAAGATGCCTTTAGAGGAGGAGGTCGTGCCCCCACAAGTACTAAACGAGCAGAATGAGGAAGCTGGGGCGGCTCTCAGCCCCCTCCCTGACGTTCCTCCCTGGACAGGGGAGGTCAACCCAGCCCAGAGAGATGGGGGTGCCCTTGGGCGGAGCCCCTGGGACTCCACCGATAGATCTGCCCTCCTGAAAAGCAAGCTGAGGGCACTGCTTGCTGCCCCTCGGAGCCTGCGGAGGTCCAGCTGCTTCGGAGGCAGGATGGACAGGATTGGAGCCCAGAGTGGACTGGGCTGCAACAGCTTCCGG TACCGAAGATAA
- the NPPA gene encoding natriuretic peptides A isoform X1 has product MGSPTVTASFFLFLAFQLLGQIGANPVYGSVSNADLMDFKNLLDHLEDKMPLEEEVVPPQVLNEQNEEAGAALSPLPDVPPWTGEVNPAQRDGGALGRSPWDSTDRSALLKSKLRALLAAPRSLRRSSCFGGRMDRIGAQSGLGCNSFRVRGAGNGYGMGRKEVVVSLRPRPCQRTPPEHASCSKETRVKFTSLEMFVSSWANDVILSYRLPRTCQGEKSYCHEHWELKMFMGPSPHHSVDWELIFLPRSVRSQRFK; this is encoded by the exons ATGGGCTCCCCCACCGTCACcgccagcttcttcctcttcctggcaTTTCAGCTCCTGGGGCAAATAGGAGCGAACCCCGTGTATGGCTCTGTGTCCAACGCAGACCTGATGGATTTCAAG AATTTGCTGGACCACTTGGAGGACAAGATGCCTTTAGAGGAGGAGGTCGTGCCCCCACAAGTACTAAACGAGCAGAATGAGGAAGCTGGGGCGGCTCTCAGCCCCCTCCCTGACGTTCCTCCCTGGACAGGGGAGGTCAACCCAGCCCAGAGAGATGGGGGTGCCCTTGGGCGGAGCCCCTGGGACTCCACCGATAGATCTGCCCTCCTGAAAAGCAAGCTGAGGGCACTGCTTGCTGCCCCTCGGAGCCTGCGGAGGTCCAGCTGCTTCGGAGGCAGGATGGACAGGATTGGAGCCCAGAGTGGACTGGGCTGCAACAGCTTCCGGGTAAGAGGAGCTGGGAATGGATacgggatggggaggaaggaagttGTGGTTTCACTGAGACCCAGACCTTGTCAAAGAACACCACCAGAGCATGCCTCCTGCAGTAAAGAGACCAGAGTAAAGTTTACTTCCTTGGAAATGTTTGTCTCAAGTTGGGCCAATGACGTCATCCTCAGCTACAGGCTGCCAAGGACAtgccaaggggaaaaaagttacTGCCACGAGCATTGGGAACTTAAAATGTTCATGGGGCCAAGTCCCCACCATTCTGTTGATTGGGAGCTCATATTTCTCCCCAGAAGTGTCAGATCCCAAAGATTTAAATGA